In a genomic window of Methanosarcina horonobensis HB-1 = JCM 15518:
- a CDS encoding ABC transporter permease gives MLKDNVNVGFVSASTSIRRGNKKTTIFIILVLTLIYLNLVFLPSLTQGMVYTFILPIRDYEFGDIVVEPTGDNAYISDVDNVLLKIESIDGVEGATKRLGTGGSLQYRQKVVPSARILGVIPSGEEAVSKYPDIVTQGEFLGKLARDEIMLGASLAGIGESSETLDTLEGVTVGSIITVRYSNGVEREYKVKGIHGKGTGDIEAKDVTALVHYQELESVLNMSGEGKASSVIVKTAVGEEDRVKEKIITVGVKEYVSTWQEKIEVSIDQGLQSMRVIDLMSTVVGLIVGAALIFIIIYINTLNRKREIGILKAIGISPGSIIISYFFISLFYVISGVGLGLVLFLAVALYLRANPLIFFETLELAPEINISLLAQSAFAMIFMGIVAGFLPAWFVTRQKMLDAIWGK, from the coding sequence ATGCTGAAGGATAATGTCAATGTCGGTTTTGTCAGTGCATCAACTTCCATCCGGAGAGGGAACAAAAAAACTACTATCTTCATTATTCTTGTTCTCACTCTCATTTACCTGAATCTCGTATTTCTGCCTTCGCTGACACAGGGCATGGTGTACACTTTCATATTACCTATTAGGGACTATGAATTCGGAGACATTGTTGTTGAGCCCACAGGAGATAACGCCTATATAAGCGATGTTGATAATGTTTTGTTAAAAATAGAAAGTATTGATGGAGTGGAAGGAGCCACAAAGAGACTGGGTACCGGAGGTTCGCTGCAATATCGGCAAAAGGTTGTTCCGAGCGCCAGAATTTTGGGAGTTATCCCCTCCGGTGAGGAAGCAGTATCCAAATATCCCGATATTGTGACCCAGGGAGAGTTCTTAGGTAAGCTCGCCAGGGATGAGATCATGCTTGGCGCCTCACTGGCAGGCATTGGCGAATCGTCAGAAACCCTCGATACTCTTGAAGGTGTTACTGTCGGTTCGATAATCACTGTAAGATATAGTAATGGTGTTGAGAGGGAATACAAAGTCAAAGGAATTCACGGTAAAGGGACTGGGGATATAGAAGCTAAAGATGTAACTGCATTAGTCCACTATCAAGAACTTGAGTCAGTCCTTAATATGTCCGGTGAAGGCAAAGCATCTTCTGTGATAGTAAAAACTGCTGTAGGAGAGGAAGACAGGGTTAAGGAAAAGATCATCACTGTTGGAGTAAAAGAATATGTATCCACATGGCAGGAAAAAATCGAAGTCTCTATCGATCAAGGTCTGCAAAGTATGAGAGTCATTGATCTGATGTCAACTGTAGTCGGTTTAATTGTGGGTGCTGCACTGATCTTTATCATCATTTACATTAATACGCTAAACAGAAAAAGAGAAATTGGCATACTAAAAGCTATTGGAATCAGTCCCGGATCAATAATTATTTCTTATTTTTTTATTAGTCTGTTTTATGTAATCTCCGGAGTTGGCCTGGGTCTGGTCTTATTTTTGGCCGTTGCCCTTTACTTACGGGCAAATCCTCTGATATTCTTCGAGACACTTGAACTGGCTCCGGAAATCAACATTTCGCTGCTGGCTCAAAGTGCATTTGCCATGATCTTCATGGGAATAGTGGCGGGATTCCTCCCTGCGTGGTTCGTTACAAGGCAGAAAATGTTGGATGCTATATGGGGCAAATAA
- a CDS encoding ABC transporter ATP-binding protein: protein MIKVKDLKRYYESGEETIAALDGVSFDIGKGEFIAVMGASGSGKTTLLRILGLIDGYTTGEYFIDSLDTAGLSDTEKTNYRLTQLGYVFQDYALINEMTALENVYILSLMEGKPKKESIEISLEALEKVGLGGKANRVPNQLSGGEKQRVAVARAIAKNPGVLFADEPCANLDTKTSEEVLELFKELNTKYRQTIVMVTHEPWHVKYVSRVIELKDGIIISDEKTADRHRNNDMDG from the coding sequence ATGATAAAAGTAAAAGACCTGAAACGGTACTATGAATCCGGGGAAGAAACTATAGCGGCTCTTGACGGCGTTTCCTTCGATATCGGGAAGGGGGAGTTCATCGCAGTTATGGGGGCAAGCGGGAGCGGTAAAACAACGCTGTTGCGAATCTTAGGTTTGATCGATGGTTATACCACAGGGGAATATTTCATTGACTCTCTTGACACGGCTGGTCTGTCAGACACGGAAAAGACTAACTACAGGTTAACGCAACTCGGTTATGTTTTTCAGGACTATGCATTGATCAATGAGATGACCGCACTGGAAAACGTGTATATCCTTTCTTTAATGGAAGGAAAGCCAAAAAAGGAATCGATAGAAATTTCACTGGAAGCATTAGAAAAAGTCGGTCTGGGAGGTAAAGCGAACAGAGTGCCAAACCAGCTCTCAGGAGGAGAAAAGCAGCGTGTTGCCGTTGCACGGGCTATTGCGAAAAATCCGGGTGTTTTATTTGCGGACGAACCCTGTGCAAATCTTGACACAAAAACCTCCGAAGAAGTGCTGGAATTATTTAAGGAATTAAACACTAAATACAGGCAAACGATCGTTATGGTGACCCACGAACCCTGGCACGTGAAGTATGTTTCCCGTGTCATCGAGCTTAAAGACGGTATCATCATCTCGGATGAGAAGACGGCAGACCGACATCGAAATAATGATATGGACGGATAA
- a CDS encoding MarR family winged helix-turn-helix transcriptional regulator produces the protein MSLILPAFLVEHNKTKNTFITFDCQSWVTMIDSKRDKLFEEIMQAGREESRLSILFRNLIAEKVGSNITDQECMDFLMEMGKATPGDLARITGLTTGAITSVIDRLERAGFVKRERDTKDRRKVFVKPIAGSAEKAEKVYSSFVEDMLQYMDKYSDSELELIRDHYQNMAKIFARQIEKLNQEK, from the coding sequence ATGTCCTTAATTTTGCCTGCATTTTTGGTTGAACACAATAAAACTAAGAACACTTTTATTACTTTTGACTGTCAAAGTTGGGTAACTATGATTGACTCGAAGCGTGATAAATTATTTGAAGAAATTATGCAGGCTGGCAGAGAAGAATCCCGTCTATCAATTCTTTTCAGGAACTTAATAGCAGAAAAAGTTGGAAGTAATATAACCGACCAGGAATGTATGGATTTTCTTATGGAAATGGGAAAAGCAACTCCCGGAGATCTGGCCAGAATAACTGGTCTGACAACAGGAGCAATAACAAGCGTAATTGATAGGCTGGAAAGAGCAGGTTTTGTGAAAAGAGAAAGAGATACAAAAGACCGAAGAAAAGTCTTTGTCAAACCAATAGCTGGAAGCGCTGAAAAAGCAGAGAAGGTTTATAGTTCTTTTGTTGAAGATATGCTTCAATATATGGATAAATATTCTGATTCGGAACTCGAGTTAATTAGAGATCACTATCAAAACATGGCTAAAATTTTTGCCAGGCAAATCGAAAAACTGAATCAGGAAAAGTAA
- a CDS encoding Coenzyme F420 hydrogenase/dehydrogenase, beta subunit C-terminal domain: MAEKKPISKSYLDLKSKVWDTGLCSGCGACVAVCPADSLYFETGGNSTHPKSNNYCKAAVDDVPCGACYEVCPRLDEQPSSLLGDYLEITAGKAEFEIPKKQSGGAVTAILANALDTGLVDAVVTVTEDPWTLKPHSMVITKSEALIGQAGSRYNWWVPLVSSLKEAVIKRKYRNIAVVGVPCVVQAVRKMLETDHQLVRPYKNSIRFVLGLFCTENFDYEKLIAGKLKSEYALEPMKVCRIDVKGKLEITLNDGTQYVIPLAELEDTVRPGCGVCTDFTALKADISAGAVGSPDGYTTLIVRTLVGQHLLDSAVANGKLSVDGAELNLGIVEKLAKKKMARKQE; this comes from the coding sequence ATGGCAGAAAAGAAACCAATCAGTAAAAGTTATCTTGATCTCAAATCAAAAGTCTGGGACACAGGACTCTGCTCAGGCTGCGGAGCCTGCGTTGCAGTCTGCCCTGCTGATTCCCTGTACTTCGAAACCGGTGGCAATTCCACACACCCGAAAAGCAACAATTACTGCAAGGCTGCTGTTGACGATGTACCCTGTGGAGCCTGCTATGAAGTATGCCCGAGGTTAGATGAACAGCCTTCAAGCCTGCTCGGAGACTACCTGGAAATCACTGCCGGCAAAGCAGAATTCGAGATCCCGAAAAAACAGAGCGGAGGAGCAGTTACTGCAATCCTTGCAAATGCCCTTGATACCGGCCTTGTTGATGCAGTTGTGACAGTCACCGAAGACCCCTGGACCCTCAAGCCTCACTCCATGGTAATTACTAAAAGTGAAGCTCTTATCGGTCAGGCAGGAAGCCGGTACAACTGGTGGGTGCCTCTTGTCTCTTCCCTCAAGGAAGCAGTAATAAAGAGAAAGTACAGAAACATTGCAGTTGTCGGAGTCCCCTGTGTCGTTCAGGCAGTCCGCAAGATGCTTGAGACCGACCACCAGCTTGTGCGCCCGTACAAGAATTCCATACGTTTCGTGCTCGGGCTCTTCTGTACTGAAAACTTCGACTACGAAAAGCTCATCGCAGGCAAGCTAAAAAGCGAGTACGCACTCGAACCCATGAAAGTCTGCCGCATTGATGTAAAAGGCAAGCTCGAAATCACTCTCAACGACGGGACCCAGTATGTGATCCCACTTGCAGAACTTGAGGATACAGTCCGCCCGGGCTGTGGAGTATGCACGGACTTTACCGCCCTCAAAGCTGACATCTCTGCCGGAGCCGTAGGAAGCCCGGACGGCTACACGACTCTTATCGTCCGTACTCTTGTTGGACAGCATCTCCTTGACAGTGCAGTTGCCAATGGCAAACTGAGTGTAGACGGTGCAGAACTTAACCTTGGGATTGTTGAGAAGCTTGCAAAGAAGAAGATGGCAAGAAAACAGGAATAA
- a CDS encoding GltB/FmdC/FwdC-like GXGXG domain-containing protein codes for MKTVRIDAKGMHYTPLNQKIRAAVADGAEEIILDNILGQRFIGDGLRGNVRITINGVPGGDLGMFMSGPTCIVNGNAEHAPGNTMDSGMLVIHGSAGDAVAHGMRGGKVFIKNNIGYRGGIHMKQYEVEARPILVVGGTAHSFLGEYMAGGLVLVLGIGKEKAMTDRGIGSGIHGGEIIIRGDVDDYLLGVGAKKFEFTESDLERISPVIKSFCEHFDLDPAEFLDTNYTRIGPASSRPFASKYVWE; via the coding sequence ATGAAGACGGTAAGAATCGACGCAAAAGGTATGCACTACACCCCCCTCAACCAGAAGATCAGAGCTGCAGTTGCGGACGGGGCAGAAGAGATTATCCTTGACAATATACTCGGACAGCGCTTTATAGGAGATGGCTTAAGGGGCAATGTCCGCATCACAATTAACGGAGTTCCCGGAGGAGACCTGGGAATGTTCATGAGTGGTCCCACCTGTATAGTAAACGGGAACGCCGAACACGCCCCCGGAAACACAATGGACAGCGGCATGCTTGTAATTCACGGAAGCGCAGGAGATGCGGTTGCTCACGGGATGCGCGGAGGAAAGGTCTTTATAAAGAACAACATCGGATACCGCGGCGGCATCCACATGAAACAGTATGAGGTTGAAGCAAGACCCATACTCGTAGTAGGCGGAACAGCCCATTCCTTCCTCGGAGAATATATGGCAGGCGGCCTTGTGCTCGTGCTTGGCATTGGCAAAGAAAAAGCCATGACCGACAGAGGCATAGGAAGCGGAATTCACGGGGGAGAAATCATTATCCGCGGTGATGTGGATGATTACCTCCTCGGAGTAGGAGCCAAGAAATTTGAGTTCACCGAGAGCGACCTTGAGCGCATCTCCCCGGTTATAAAGAGCTTCTGCGAACACTTTGATCTTGACCCCGCAGAGTTCCTGGACACAAACTACACAAGGATCGGACCTGCAAGCAGCCGGCCTTTCGCAAGCAAATATGTCTGGGAGTGA
- a CDS encoding glutamate synthase-related protein, protein MTLGSVPPKFKVTIDRDECMDCGRCIENCSYGVYRREGDRILIESRKCTACLRCVSMCPRDAITLTEKPVDYRSHPLWTREAREDIINQARSGKIILSGMGNARDLPVIYDRLLLDACQVTNPSIDPLREPMELRTYIGKKPSKLKFRKTESGDVELDTKLAPNLKLDTPIMIGHMSFGAISLNSQLSMAKAVAETGTFMGTGEGGLHKELYPYQDHMIVQVASGRFGVNIDYLERGAAIEIKIGQGAKPGIGGHLPGEKVNEEVSKTRMIPLGSDAISPAPHHDIYSIEDLVQLIRSLKEATEWKKPVFVKIAAVHNVAPIAAGIARSSADAVVIDGFRGGTGAAPKVFRDHVGIPIEAAIASVDQKLRDQGVRNEISIIASGGIRSSADLAKSIALGADAVYVGTAALVALGCRVCGNCYRNLCPWGIATQRPDLVSRLDPEAGAAQVSNLIHGWTLELSELMGAAGINSIESLRGNRDRLRGYMLDEGMLKILDVLPAGA, encoded by the coding sequence ATGACGCTCGGAAGTGTACCCCCGAAATTTAAGGTTACCATTGACCGCGATGAATGCATGGACTGTGGTCGCTGCATTGAAAACTGCTCCTATGGAGTATACAGGAGAGAAGGCGACAGGATTCTGATAGAATCCAGAAAGTGTACTGCCTGTCTCCGCTGTGTTTCCATGTGCCCTAGAGATGCAATAACCCTGACAGAAAAGCCAGTGGATTACCGCAGCCACCCTCTCTGGACAAGGGAAGCCAGAGAAGATATTATTAACCAGGCACGCAGCGGAAAAATCATCCTGTCAGGAATGGGAAATGCCAGGGATTTACCGGTTATATATGATCGCCTTCTCCTTGATGCCTGCCAGGTCACAAACCCGAGCATTGACCCCCTGAGAGAGCCCATGGAGCTCAGGACTTACATCGGAAAGAAACCGTCAAAGCTCAAATTCAGAAAGACCGAAAGTGGAGACGTGGAACTGGATACAAAACTTGCTCCAAACCTCAAGCTTGACACTCCGATAATGATAGGGCATATGAGTTTCGGAGCTATCAGCCTGAATTCCCAGCTCAGCATGGCAAAAGCCGTAGCAGAGACCGGCACTTTTATGGGGACCGGAGAAGGAGGTCTGCACAAGGAGCTCTACCCCTATCAGGACCACATGATTGTCCAGGTCGCTTCAGGTCGCTTCGGTGTGAACATTGATTACCTCGAAAGGGGCGCTGCAATTGAGATCAAGATAGGGCAGGGAGCAAAGCCGGGCATAGGAGGGCACCTCCCAGGAGAAAAAGTAAACGAAGAAGTCTCAAAGACCCGTATGATCCCTCTCGGAAGCGATGCAATCAGTCCTGCTCCTCATCATGACATTTACAGCATTGAAGACCTGGTCCAGCTCATCAGGAGCCTGAAAGAAGCAACCGAATGGAAAAAGCCGGTTTTTGTGAAGATTGCAGCCGTGCATAACGTGGCTCCCATTGCCGCAGGCATTGCCCGATCATCTGCAGACGCAGTAGTTATTGACGGGTTCCGCGGCGGTACCGGAGCAGCCCCGAAAGTATTCAGGGACCACGTGGGAATTCCCATTGAAGCCGCAATCGCAAGCGTTGACCAGAAACTCAGAGACCAGGGAGTAAGAAACGAGATCTCCATCATTGCAAGCGGAGGGATAAGGAGTAGCGCCGACCTTGCCAAATCCATTGCTCTCGGGGCTGACGCAGTCTACGTAGGAACTGCAGCTCTGGTTGCTCTGGGATGCAGGGTCTGTGGCAATTGTTACAGAAACCTTTGCCCCTGGGGCATTGCAACCCAGCGTCCTGACCTTGTGAGCAGGCTTGACCCCGAAGCCGGAGCAGCACAGGTTTCAAACCTGATACACGGCTGGACCCTGGAACTCAGCGAACTTATGGGTGCGGCAGGAATCAACAGTATCGAAAGCCTGCGCGGAAACAGGGACCGCCTGCGCGGATATATGCTGGATGAAGGAATGCTTAAGATCCTGGACGTACTGCCAGCGGGGGCCTGA
- a CDS encoding class II glutamine amidotransferase has product MCGIIGFIDRTKSRMDGSSIKAALSLMNERGSGDGAGYAAYGIYPEYADYYALHVFFDNLAEPKKKVDELLQQWGEIVHQEEIPTTPQPGIRKVHTPWRYFFKPSGDLMAGRMDSEKDVVTYIVMEVNANVKGATIFSSGKNMGVFKASGWPEDVANFYRIENYKGYIWLAHNRYPTNSPGWWGGAHPFNLLNWSVVHNGEITSYGTNQRYVEGYGYKCTLFTDTEVVAYLFDLLGRQHELPHEMVVRALAPPFWDDIDRMPEKEAELNKAVRLTYGSALMNGPFAIVVGTDDGIVGFTDRIKLRPLVVGENGSKLYISSEEAAIRVLDPEVKNIYTPRAGEPIIGRFIE; this is encoded by the coding sequence ATGTGTGGAATAATAGGCTTTATAGATCGAACAAAGTCCAGAATGGACGGGTCGAGCATAAAAGCCGCCCTAAGTCTCATGAATGAAAGAGGCAGTGGAGACGGGGCAGGCTATGCTGCATACGGGATTTATCCTGAATATGCAGACTACTATGCTCTTCATGTTTTCTTTGACAACCTGGCAGAACCGAAAAAGAAGGTTGATGAACTCCTCCAGCAGTGGGGAGAAATTGTTCACCAGGAAGAAATCCCGACTACCCCCCAGCCGGGAATAAGAAAAGTCCATACCCCCTGGAGATACTTCTTCAAACCCTCAGGAGACCTGATGGCAGGAAGAATGGATTCCGAAAAGGATGTTGTCACGTATATAGTCATGGAAGTAAACGCCAATGTAAAAGGCGCCACAATCTTTTCCTCTGGCAAAAATATGGGAGTCTTCAAGGCTTCAGGCTGGCCCGAGGATGTAGCAAACTTCTACAGGATTGAGAACTACAAGGGCTATATCTGGCTTGCTCACAACCGCTACCCGACAAACTCTCCGGGCTGGTGGGGAGGAGCCCATCCTTTCAATCTGCTTAACTGGTCAGTAGTACACAATGGAGAAATTACCTCATACGGTACAAACCAGCGTTATGTCGAAGGCTACGGATACAAATGCACTCTCTTTACCGACACAGAGGTTGTAGCTTATCTCTTTGACCTGCTTGGAAGGCAGCACGAACTTCCCCACGAAATGGTTGTCCGGGCTCTTGCTCCGCCATTCTGGGACGACATAGACCGCATGCCTGAAAAAGAAGCAGAATTAAATAAGGCAGTCCGTCTGACCTATGGGTCTGCTCTTATGAACGGACCTTTTGCAATCGTTGTTGGCACTGATGACGGCATTGTTGGCTTCACTGACAGGATTAAACTGCGCCCTCTGGTAGTCGGCGAAAACGGAAGCAAGCTTTACATCTCCAGTGAAGAAGCCGCAATAAGGGTCCTTGACCCCGAAGTTAAAAACATTTACACTCCCAGGGCAGGAGAACCCATTATAGGGAGGTTTATCGAATGA
- the glnA gene encoding type I glutamate--ammonia ligase: MVQMKKCTTKEDVLEAVKERDVKFIRTQFTDTLGIIKSWAIPAEQLEEAFENGVMFDGSSIQGFTRIEESDMKLVLDPSTFRILPWRPATGAVARILGDVYLPDGKPFEGDPRYVLKSAIKEAEKMGFSMNVGPELEFFLFKLDANGNPTTELTDQGGYFDFAPLDRAQDVRRDIDYALEHMGFQIEASHHEVAPSQHEIDFRFSDVLCTADNVVTFKYVVKSIAYHKGYYATFMPKPLFGVNGSGMHSNQSLFKNGKNAFYDPDTPTQLSQDAMYYIGGLLKHIREFAAVTNPVVNSYKRIVPGYEAPVYITWSAKNRSSLIRIPATRGNGTRVELRCPDPACNPYLAFALMLRAGLDGVKNKIDPGEPTNVNIFHLTEKEREERGIRSLPADLKEAIDEMRGSKFVKEALGEHVFSHYLCAKEIEWDEYKAMVHPWELARYLPTL, translated from the coding sequence ATGGTGCAGATGAAAAAGTGTACGACTAAAGAAGATGTGTTAGAGGCTGTAAAAGAACGAGACGTAAAGTTTATCCGGACTCAGTTTACGGATACACTCGGCATCATCAAAAGCTGGGCAATTCCTGCAGAACAACTGGAAGAAGCTTTTGAAAACGGTGTAATGTTCGACGGATCTTCAATCCAGGGTTTTACAAGGATTGAAGAGTCTGACATGAAACTCGTACTTGACCCTTCAACATTCAGAATCCTACCCTGGAGACCTGCAACCGGTGCAGTCGCCAGGATTCTCGGAGACGTATACCTTCCTGACGGAAAGCCCTTCGAGGGAGACCCCAGATACGTTCTTAAGAGCGCAATCAAAGAAGCCGAAAAGATGGGCTTCTCGATGAACGTAGGACCGGAACTTGAATTCTTCCTTTTCAAGCTTGACGCAAACGGAAACCCGACAACAGAACTTACTGACCAGGGCGGATATTTCGACTTCGCACCCCTCGACCGTGCACAGGATGTCCGCAGAGACATTGACTATGCCCTGGAACACATGGGATTCCAGATAGAAGCTTCCCATCACGAAGTCGCACCCTCTCAGCATGAAATTGACTTCAGATTCAGTGACGTACTTTGCACAGCAGACAATGTGGTGACCTTCAAATATGTTGTAAAGTCAATTGCTTACCACAAAGGCTACTATGCAACCTTCATGCCAAAACCCCTCTTTGGTGTAAACGGGTCAGGTATGCACAGCAATCAATCTCTGTTCAAGAACGGAAAGAACGCTTTCTATGATCCTGACACTCCTACTCAGCTTTCCCAGGACGCAATGTATTACATTGGCGGACTGCTGAAGCACATCAGAGAATTTGCAGCTGTTACAAACCCGGTAGTAAACTCCTACAAGAGGATTGTCCCGGGATACGAAGCTCCGGTTTATATCACCTGGTCTGCAAAGAACAGGAGTTCTCTGATCCGTATTCCTGCTACCCGAGGCAATGGGACAAGAGTCGAACTCAGATGTCCGGATCCGGCATGCAACCCCTACCTTGCATTTGCTCTCATGCTCAGAGCTGGTCTTGACGGAGTTAAAAACAAGATCGATCCCGGAGAGCCTACCAACGTAAACATTTTCCACCTTACGGAAAAAGAACGCGAAGAGAGAGGTATCCGCTCCCTGCCTGCAGACCTCAAGGAAGCAATCGATGAAATGAGAGGCAGCAAATTTGTAAAAGAAGCTCTCGGAGAACATGTCTTCAGCCACTACCTCTGTGCAAAAGAGATAGAATGGGACGAATACAAAGCAATGGTTCACCCCTGGGAACTTGCTAGATACCTTCCTACGCTGTAA
- a CDS encoding DUF1059 domain-containing protein: MKIVKCGDLGFKCNFMAAGNELEEVEKTMLDHIEKEHKEELEKMSEDDINHLKHRISTLLGRSCGCGALHTEDSF, translated from the coding sequence ATGAAAATTGTTAAATGCGGCGACCTGGGGTTCAAGTGCAACTTTATGGCTGCCGGTAATGAACTTGAAGAGGTTGAAAAAACCATGCTTGACCACATAGAAAAAGAACACAAAGAAGAACTTGAAAAGATGTCCGAAGATGATATTAACCATCTCAAGCATCGGATTTCAACCCTTCTGGGAAGAAGCTGCGGCTGCGGTGCTCTCCATACTGAAGATTCCTTTTAA
- a CDS encoding Hsp20/alpha crystallin family protein: MENPVPRIMKTPLIAMYHDDKHESLTVEVELPDVMDEHITLIMHENSFYIKAYSETVEYLGSFFLDGPVDPEKAIAVNKSGMLTIKVPYKEGFACARFVPID; the protein is encoded by the coding sequence ATGGAGAATCCCGTGCCCAGAATAATGAAAACCCCGCTCATAGCCATGTATCATGATGATAAGCATGAAAGCCTTACAGTAGAGGTTGAACTTCCGGACGTCATGGATGAGCATATAACTCTTATCATGCATGAAAATAGTTTTTACATCAAAGCTTACAGTGAAACTGTCGAATACCTGGGGTCTTTCTTCCTGGACGGGCCAGTTGACCCAGAAAAAGCTATTGCAGTCAACAAGAGTGGAATGCTTACGATAAAAGTCCCTTACAAAGAAGGTTTTGCTTGCGCAAGATTTGTCCCTATAGATTAA
- a CDS encoding Hsp20/alpha crystallin family protein, whose product MADVLRLSPAICAYPDDAYENLKIEVVLPGVEKKDISFKVVEDGFYIRATKEGVEYADSYAVCCPISPEKATATYSNGVLKVTVPYQQPFEKAVDVKID is encoded by the coding sequence ATGGCTGATGTTTTGAGATTATCACCTGCTATTTGTGCATATCCGGACGATGCATATGAAAACCTGAAAATCGAAGTAGTTCTTCCGGGCGTGGAAAAGAAAGATATTTCTTTTAAGGTTGTGGAAGATGGATTCTATATAAGAGCAACTAAAGAAGGAGTTGAGTATGCAGATAGCTATGCGGTATGCTGTCCTATAAGCCCTGAAAAAGCTACTGCAACCTATTCAAACGGAGTCCTGAAAGTCACTGTGCCTTATCAGCAGCCCTTTGAAAAAGCAGTGGACGTAAAAATAGATTAA
- a CDS encoding P-II family nitrogen regulator — protein sequence MTKMCKVEAIIKPLKLHQVKDALEEAGFPSLTVTDVKGRGQQKGIVQQWRGKKYCVDLLPKTKVEVVIPEEKVEEIIQVIQSTAYTGEIGDGKIFVIPIETVVRIRTGERNGDAL from the coding sequence ATGACTAAAATGTGCAAGGTAGAAGCAATCATAAAACCCCTGAAACTGCATCAGGTAAAAGATGCCCTGGAAGAAGCCGGTTTTCCAAGCCTGACAGTTACCGATGTCAAAGGGCGTGGCCAGCAAAAAGGGATCGTGCAGCAGTGGAGAGGTAAAAAATACTGTGTGGATCTCCTTCCAAAAACCAAAGTAGAAGTGGTTATACCGGAAGAGAAGGTCGAAGAAATAATACAGGTGATCCAGAGCACGGCCTATACTGGAGAAATAGGAGACGGAAAAATCTTCGTAATCCCGATCGAAACTGTAGTCAGGATAAGAACCGGAGAAAGAAATGGAGATGCCCTTTAA